In the genome of Salmo trutta chromosome 18, fSalTru1.1, whole genome shotgun sequence, one region contains:
- the LOC115153636 gene encoding adhesive plaque matrix protein-like, with protein sequence MVRTQGLGAPTSSSSTPVSLPRLIKTREWATDDTLLLYSSHRVFCLDLTATGARSTLVKQEQQPDARQRAFLHTELDLDQQKTNNSSQVSKPFHTSSQVSKPSKPSHTSSPSPNPPTQAVRSPNPATPAVRLQTLPHQQSVSKPSHTSSPSPNPPTPAVRLQILPHKQSGRQTLPHQQSVPKPSHTSSQVSKPFHTSSQVSKPSHTSSQVSKPSHTSSQVSKPSPTSSQVSKPSPTSSQVSKPSHSSSQVSKPSPTSSQVSKPSHTSSQVSKPFHTSSKVSKPFHTSSQVSKPSHSSSQVSKPSPTSSQVSKPSHTSSQVSKPSHSSSQVSKPSPTSSQVSKPSHTSSPSPNPPTPAVRLQTLPHQQSAVRLQTLPHQQSVSKPSHTSSPSPNPPTPAVSFQTLPHQQSVSKPSHSSSQVSKPSHTSSQVSKPFHTSSQVSKPFHTSSQVSKPSHSSSQVSKPSPTSSQVSKPSHTSSQVSKPSHSSSQVSKPSPTSSQVSKPSHTSSPSPNPPTPAVRLQTLPHQQSVSKPSHTSSQVSKPSHSSSQVSKPSHSSSQVSKPSHSSSQQSVSKPSHTSSPSPNPPTPAVRLQTLPHQQSVSKPFHTSSPSPNPPTPAVRLQTLPHQQSVSKPFHTSSPVSKPSHTSSQVSKPSPTSSQVSKPSHTSSQVSKPSHTSSPVSKPSHTSSPSPNPPTPAVSFQTLPHQQSVSKPSHTSSPSPNPPTPAVSFQTLPHQQSVSKPSHTSSQFPNPSTLAVRLQTLPHQQSGLQTLLTLLSTCLHIAFVYLRSQ encoded by the exons AGTGGGCAACAGATGACACTCTGCTCCTCTACAGCAGTCACCGTGTGTTCTGTCTGGACCTGACTGCCACTGGCGCCAGGAGCACCCTGGTGAAGCAGGAACAGCAGCCTGA TGCTCGACAGCGGGCCTTTCTCCACACAGAGCTGGACCTGGACCAGCAGAAGACCAACAACAG CAGTCAGGTCTCCAAACCCTTCCACACCAGCAGTCAGGTCTCCAAACCCTCCAAACCCTCCCACACCAGCAGTCCGTCTCCAAACCCTCCCACACAAGCAGTCAGGTCGCCAAACCCTGCCACACCAGCAGTCCGTCTCCAAACCCTTCCACACCAGCAGTCAGTTTCCAAACCCTCCCACACCAGCAGTCCGTCTCCAAACCCTCCCACACCAGCAGTCCGTCTCCAAATCCTCCCACACAAGCAGTCAGGTCGCCAAACCCTCCCACACCAGCAGTCCGTCCCCAAACCCTCCCACACCAGCAGTCAGGTCTCCAAACCCTTCCACACCAGCAGTCAGGTCTCCAAACCCTCCCACACCAGCAGTCAGGTCTCCAAACCCTCCCACACCAGCAGTCAGGTCTCCAAACCCTCCCCCACCAGCAGTCAGGTCTCCAAACCCTCCCCCACCAGCAGTCAGGTCTCCAAACCTTCCCACAGCAGCAGTCAGGTCTCCAAACCCTCCCCCACCAGCAGTCAGGTCTCCAAACCCTCCCACACCAGCAGTCAGGTCTCCAAACCCTTCCACACCAGCAGTAAGGTCTCCAAACCCTTCCACACCAGCAGTCAGGTCTCCAAACCTTCCCACAGCAGCAGTCAGGTCTCCAAACCCTCCCCCACCAGCAGTCAGGTCTCCAAACCCTCCCACACCAGCAGTCAGGTCTCCAAACCTTCCCACAGCAGCAGTCAGGTCTCCAAACCCTCCCCCACCAGCAGTCAGGTCTCCAAACCCTCCCACACCAGCAGTCCGTCTCCAAACCCTCCCACACCAGCAGTCCGTCTCCAAACCCTCCCACACCAGCAGTCAG CAGTCCGTCTCCAAACCCTCCCACACCAGCAGTCCGTCTCCAAACCCTCCCACACCAGCAGTCCGTCTCCAAACCCTCCCACACCAGCAGTCAGTTTCCAAACCCTTCCACACCAGCAGTCAGTTTCCAAACCCTCCCACAGCAGCAGTCAGGTCTCCAAACCCTCCCACACCAGCAGTCAGGTCTCCAAACCCTTCCACACCAGCAGTCAGGTCTCCAAACCCTTCCACACCAGCAGTCAGGTCTCCAAACCTTCCCACAGCAGCAGTCAGGTCTCCAAACCCTCCCCCACCAGCAGTCAGGTCTCCAAACCCTCCCACACCAGCAGTCAGGTCTCCAAACCTTCCCACAGCAGCAGTCAGGTCTCCAAACCCTCCCCCACCAGCAGTCAGGTCTCCAAACCCTCCCACACCAGCAGTCCGTCTCCAAACCCTCCCACACCAGCAGTCCGTCTCCAAACCCTTCCACACCAGCAGTCCGTCTCCAAACCCTCCCACACCAGCAGTCAGGTCTCCAAACCTTCCCACAGCAGCAGTCAGGTCTCCAAACCCTCCCACAGCAGCAGTCAGGTCTCCAAACCTTCCCACAGCAGCAGTCAG CAGTCCGTCTCCAAACCCTCCCACACCAGCAGTCCGTCTCCAAACCCTCCCACACCAGCAGTCCGTCTCCAAACCCTCCCACACCAGCAGTCCGTCTCCAAACCCTTCCACACCAGCAGTCCGTCTCCAAACCCTCCCACACCAGCAGTCCGTCTCCAAACCCTCCCACACCAGCAGTCCGTCTCCAAACCCTTCCACACCAGCAGTCCGGTCTCCAAACCCTCCCACACCAGCAGTCAGGTCTCCAAACCTTCCCCCACCAGCAGTCAGGTCTCCAAACCCTCCCACACCAGCAGTCAGGTCTCCAAACCCTCCCACACCAGCAGTCCGGTCTCCAAACCCTCCCACACCAGCAGTCCGTCTCCAAACCCTCCCACACCAGCAGTCAGTTTCCAAACCCTCCCACACCAGCAGTCCGTCTCCAAACCCTCCCACACCAGCAGTCCGTCTCCAAACCCTCCCACACCAGCAGTCAGTTTCCAAACCCTCCCACACCAGCAGTCCGTCTCCAAACCCTCCCACACCAGCAGTCAGTTTCCAAACCCTTCCACACTAGCAGTCCGTCTCCAAACCCTCCCCCACCAGCAGTCAGGTCTCCAAACCCTCCTGACACTCCTGTCCACATGTTTGCACATTGCGTTTGTCTATCTGCGGTCACAGTAG